The Sphingomonas carotinifaciens genomic sequence GGTTACCGGTGCGCAGATAGGACCCGTCGGCATGCAGCACCAGGCCGCCGCCGACCGCGACGTCGGCCGCAGACGAGATGGAGCGTTCGTTGGCTGCCGAGCCGTAGGTGGCGATACCGGACAACCGGTAGCCGTTTTCCGGGACGGTGCGCGGGATACGCGTGTCGACGACGTTGACGACGCCGCCCACCGCCGACGATCCGAACAGCAGCGCAGAGGGGCCGCGCAGCACCTCGACCCGGTCGGCGAGCAGCGGGTTGATCGCGACCGCATGGTCAACGCTGGTGTTGGATGCATCGATCGAACCGATGCCGTCGGACAGGACGCGGATGCGCTCGCCCTGGAAGCCGCGCAGCACCGGGCGCGATGCATTGGGGCCGAACGAGGTGGCCGAGACGCCGGGCAGGCGGGCAAGCGTCTCGCCGATCGTCGGCCGGATCGCGCGGCTGAGTTCCTCGCCGGCGAGGATCGAGGTGCCCGACAGCACGTCCGCCTCCGACTGGCGGATTGGTGCGGTGATGACGATGTCCCGGCCGCGATCGCGTGCCGGCGCGGGATCGGTCGGGGGAGCCGTTTGCGCCAGAACGGGGGTGGCCAGGGCGAGGGCGGACAGACCGGACAGGAACAAGGCTTTTGCCAAGACGGGCTCCAACAGAAAAGGCGAAACGCCGCTCTCGTATCGTGATGATACAGCATATCAAGTTAAATGCTCGTCATGTTCCGATCGGTGGGCGATCGAGCAGCAGCGCCTCAAGCTGGATCGTGATGTCGGCGTCGATGACGGTGGGCGGCGCTGCGACCAGGTCTGCCACCAGGTGCCGGGCCATGGTCAGGTCGCGGTCGGGCAGGGCGGCAAGCCAGGTGGCGAGGATGCCGGTCCAGGCAGGATGCGGTTGCGCGTCGACCTCAACCGTAAGGCGGGTTCCGGTGAAGGTGGCCGAACACCAGTCCTGCTCGTGCCGGACATGGGCCGACAGGGTCAGGCCAAGTCGCGCGGCGTCGGTGACGAGCGCCCGGCACAGCGCTGCGCCCGGCCCCTCCGAACGGCCGGCACGCTGGCGGTTCAGCCATCGCGTGCGGCCAGGAACGCTTCGATCCGCTGGATCGTCCGCCGCCGCAATTGCCGCCCACGGCGAAGGTCGCCGATCAGCCGCGGATCGTTGACCGCCAGTCTCCCGAACCGCGTCTCCGGCATGGCCGTACTCCGCAAGAACCGGTCGATCCTGATCATCAGCCCCATGAACATCTCCCATCGCGAATCTCCTTCTTCGTTCTTGTTCTGTTCTATTTCCAACTTGTCTAGGAAATTTCCTGTGACTAGATTGGGGCATGCAGGATGATCCCAGACAGGCACTGAACGAGCTGGCGGAGGCGGCAGGTGTCAGTCTGGCGGCGCTGTCGCGGATGCTGGGCCGTAACGCCGCCTATCTTCAGCAATTTGTTGGTCGTGGCAGCCCCCGTCGGTTGCATGAGGAGGATCGGCGACGATTGGCCGAGTTTTTTGGGGTGGGGGAGGAGCGGCTGGGCGGGGCGGCGTCCGTGGGGACGTCGCGGGTAACGGTGGTGCGGCGTGACGTTGCGGTGTCCGCGGGACCGGGCGCGGTGGTGGAGGATGATCCGGCGTTGGGGATCGCGACGATCGACGCGCGGCTGGCGCGGCAGCTAGGCCTGCGGGAGGGGGCGTCGTCGATGGTGCGGGTGCGGGGCGACTCGATGGCGCCGGGACTTGCCGATGGCGACTATCTGCTGGTTAACGAGGATGACCGGGTGCCCGGCTCGCGCGGCGGCATCTATGTCTTGCGGATCGGCGACGCCGTGCTGGTGAAGCGGGTGCGCGCCGAGGCGGAGGCGCTGGTCGTGACCAGCGACAATCCCGCTGCGCCGCCGGTGCCCGGCGGCCGACCGACGGTGATCGGCCGGGTGGTGTGGCAGATGCGTGCGCCGTCCTAACGGCGGCGGTCGCGCCGCCAGATGACGAGCGCCGCCGCGATGCCCAGGGCAAGGCCGGCGAGAAAGCCCAGCGTGGTTTCGCCAAAAGGCAGGCCGATCGCGGTGCCGATGATGGCACCCAGCGCGATCAGCACGCCGCCGGCGGCGGGCGGGCGTGAGGAAGACGTCGTCATCGCCGCTGCCTGCCATGACCGGCCGCGCTACGCCAGCGATCCGGCGTCGCGCCGTCGTTTTTCCTGTGGGTGGGGCTATGGAATGCGCGGCGGTGCGGTTAGGGAGCGGTCATGGTGTTCCGCGTTCGACGGTCCGGCCGATGCGCGGCCGCGGCGTCCATCCTGCTGGTCAGCGCGAGTGCGGGGGCACAGGCGGTGCCACCCGCCGCCGAACCCGTGCCGCTGGATCCCAATGCGCCGTTGGCGGCATTGCCTGGGATAGGGGTCGACTGGCCGGATCTGGCGGCGGCGCCGGGGGGGGATCTGGTGGAGGCGTTGACGACGACTGATGCTGCGGCCGAGCGGCGGTATCGCTGGGCGGTCGAGGGCGTGGATGGGGCAGGCGCGCTGCTGCGCGAGCGGTTCGACCAGGTATCGACGCTGAATGCGCATGATAACGAGCCCGCCAATGCCGCGCAGCTGGACCGGCGCGCGCGCGAGGATGCCGATCTGTTGACCACGCTGCTGCGCGGTGAGGGATATTATGACGCCAGCGTCGCCACCCGGATCGAACCGGGCGCGACGCCGAACGTCGTGCTGGAGGCGGTGCCGGGTGCCCTGTACCGCTTTGCCGGCGTGACGATCGACGGACTGGCGCTGGCGGGCGACAAGGCGGGCGACCTGCGCACCGCGTTCGGCGTGAAGACGCAGGACCCGGTGGATGCCGACGCGATCGTCGCCGGGCAGGCGCGGCTCGAAACCGCGATCGGGCGCGAGGGCTTTCCCTTTGCCAAGGTGGGCGAGCCGCAGATCGTGGTCGACCGCGCCGCCCGCACCGCGACGCTCGACCTGTCGGTGGAGCCCGGCACCGCCCGGCGGTTCGGACGGATCGTGGCGGTTGCGGAACAGGGTGCACGCAAATCGGTGTTCGAGGCGGACCATATCGCCGACATTGCCCGCTTCCGGCCCGGCGAGCCGTATGACTCCGGATCGCTCGACGACCTGCGCCGGGCGCTGGTGCAGACCAGCCTGGTGTCGTCGGTGAAGGTGGAGCCGGTGCCGGGCGCGACCCCGGACACCGTCGACATCCGCGTGGCGACCGCACCGGCGCCGCCGCGGACGGTGGCGGGCGAGCTGGGCTATGGCACTGGCGAGGGCGCACGCGCCGAACTGAGCTGGACGCACCGCAACCTGTTCCCGCCCGAAGGGGCGCTGACGCTGCGGTCGGTGCTGGGCACGCGCGAGCAATTGGGCGCGGTCGTCTATCGTCGCAACAACTTCAACGGGCGCGACCGGGTACTGACCGCGCAGTTCGCCGCCACGCACA encodes the following:
- a CDS encoding S24 family peptidase; the protein is MQDDPRQALNELAEAAGVSLAALSRMLGRNAAYLQQFVGRGSPRRLHEEDRRRLAEFFGVGEERLGGAASVGTSRVTVVRRDVAVSAGPGAVVEDDPALGIATIDARLARQLGLREGASSMVRVRGDSMAPGLADGDYLLVNEDDRVPGSRGGIYVLRIGDAVLVKRVRAEAEALVVTSDNPAAPPVPGGRPTVIGRVVWQMRAPS
- a CDS encoding autotransporter assembly complex protein TamA — translated: MVFRVRRSGRCAAAASILLVSASAGAQAVPPAAEPVPLDPNAPLAALPGIGVDWPDLAAAPGGDLVEALTTTDAAAERRYRWAVEGVDGAGALLRERFDQVSTLNAHDNEPANAAQLDRRAREDADLLTTLLRGEGYYDASVATRIEPGATPNVVLEAVPGALYRFAGVTIDGLALAGDKAGDLRTAFGVKTQDPVDADAIVAGQARLETAIGREGFPFAKVGEPQIVVDRAARTATLDLSVEPGTARRFGRIVAVAEQGARKSVFEADHIADIARFRPGEPYDSGSLDDLRRALVQTSLVSSVKVEPVPGATPDTVDIRVATAPAPPRTVAGELGYGTGEGARAELSWTHRNLFPPEGALTLRSVLGTREQLGAVVYRRNNFNGRDRVLTAQFAATHINRDAFEAQTLSLSGSLERQTNIFFQKTWTWSLGAELLASDERDVIASTGVDRRRTFFIGALPTSLNYDGSDDLLNPTRGFRLGGRASPELSLQGAVFGYTRTQVDASIYRPVRDGVVLAARTRLGTILGAPRDQIAPSRRFYAGGGASVRGYGFQSIGPRDANNDPIGGRSLAEFSIEARVKAFGNFGVVPFLDAGNIYTSPLPRLTGMRFGTGLGVRYYSNFGPIRVDVGTPINPQPGDSRIAVYVSLGQAF